A genome region from Sphingorhabdus sp. SMR4y includes the following:
- the gcvPB gene encoding aminomethyl-transferring glycine dehydrogenase subunit GcvPB, protein MSMLSEGRPTRQEDNLNMTDDASITTHTGNRALMVDEPLIFEIGSPDRSGVDLPDAPQVENRLGGLEREAPIAIPGLSEGEMVRHYTRLSRQNYAIDVGLFPLGSCTMKHNPRLNEKMARLKGFADIHPLQPVDSVQGALGVINELAVWLIKLTGMHGVAMTPKAGAHGELCGILCIRAALEARGDAREVILVPESAHGTNPATAAFAGYKVEDIPANAAGRVDLEALKARLGPDVAGVMITNPNTCGLFEPDMKAISDAVHEAGGYVYCDGANFNAIVGKVRPGDLGIDAMHINLHKTFSTPHGGGGPGSGPVVLSEALAPYGPLPFTERHADGHITLVEEETVEDRHPHTFGRMSAFHGQMGMFTRALTYILSHGADGLAQVAEDAVLNANYILRSLEDVLEAPFAHSGPCMHEALFSDKGFTNDLTTLDLAKGMIDEGYHPMTMYFPLVVHGAMLVEPTETESKAAIDQFIGAFRSVAERAKAGDETLKSAPYFAPRRRLDETQAARKPILVWTEDEEFAQAAE, encoded by the coding sequence GATCTTTGAAATCGGTTCGCCCGATCGCAGCGGCGTCGATCTTCCGGATGCTCCGCAGGTCGAAAACCGTCTTGGCGGTCTCGAACGCGAAGCGCCGATCGCCATCCCCGGATTGTCGGAAGGCGAGATGGTGCGGCACTATACCAGGCTCAGCCGCCAGAATTACGCGATCGACGTCGGCCTGTTTCCGCTCGGCAGCTGCACCATGAAGCACAATCCGCGACTCAACGAGAAAATGGCGCGGCTCAAGGGCTTTGCCGACATCCATCCGTTGCAGCCGGTCGACAGCGTGCAGGGTGCGCTCGGCGTGATAAACGAACTGGCGGTCTGGCTGATCAAGCTGACCGGCATGCACGGCGTGGCAATGACGCCCAAGGCCGGCGCGCATGGCGAGCTTTGCGGTATCCTCTGCATCCGCGCCGCTCTCGAAGCGCGCGGCGATGCGCGCGAAGTGATCCTGGTGCCGGAAAGCGCCCATGGCACCAATCCGGCCACCGCAGCCTTCGCCGGTTACAAGGTCGAGGATATTCCCGCCAATGCCGCGGGCCGTGTTGATCTCGAAGCGCTGAAGGCGCGTCTGGGACCGGATGTCGCCGGTGTGATGATCACCAATCCCAATACCTGCGGCCTGTTCGAGCCGGATATGAAGGCGATTTCCGATGCGGTCCATGAAGCCGGCGGCTATGTCTATTGCGATGGCGCGAATTTCAACGCCATCGTCGGCAAGGTCCGTCCCGGCGATCTCGGTATTGATGCGATGCACATCAATCTGCACAAGACCTTCTCCACCCCGCATGGCGGCGGAGGCCCGGGTTCCGGTCCGGTGGTATTGTCCGAAGCGCTGGCGCCTTACGGGCCTTTGCCATTTACCGAACGCCATGCCGACGGTCATATCACTTTGGTCGAGGAAGAGACGGTCGAGGACCGGCATCCGCATACATTCGGCCGTATGAGCGCCTTTCATGGCCAGATGGGCATGTTTACGCGGGCTCTGACCTATATCCTGAGTCACGGCGCAGACGGCCTGGCACAGGTGGCGGAAGATGCGGTGCTCAATGCCAATTATATCCTGCGCAGCCTGGAGGACGTACTCGAGGCGCCCTTCGCGCACAGCGGTCCCTGCATGCACGAGGCTTTGTTCTCGGACAAGGGCTTCACCAACGACCTGACCACGCTCGATCTCGCCAAGGGCATGATCGACGAAGGCTATCACCCGATGACCATGTATTTCCCGCTGGTGGTGCATGGCGCGATGCTGGTCGAGCCGACCGAGACCGAGAGCAAGGCGGCGATCGACCAGTTTATCGGCGCCTTCCGCTCGGTGGCCGAACGGGCCAAGGCGGGCGACGAAACACTGAAAAGCGCGCCTTATTTTGCTCCGCGGCGGCGGCTGGATGAAACGCAGGCCGCGCGCAAGCCGATATTGGTGTGGACGGAAGACGAGGAATTTGCTCAAGCTGCGGAATAA
- a CDS encoding bile acid:sodium symporter family protein, with protein MIHRLTNLFALWTVLGTAWAWFVPDHFLWVVDGRFRPLGQPLVSVMLGLVMLGMGLTLSFDDFKRIAKIPRCVASGVILQFTVMPLAGILIATIFGLETGLAVGLILVACCPGGTASNVVAYLANANLALSVTMTMASTLIAVIATPVLTGWLAGKYVEIDQWSLFINMVSIVLLPVIAGVLFNRYLPRATEKIAVISPLASVIVVVLIVGGIIANSKALIEAHFGVLMLAILLLHVFGFGLGYLITRAMALGVAERRTISIEVGMQNSGLGSSLASTPSFTAQFASPMQAALAPVPAAISAVYHVVIGSFLAAVWRRLSTGDAD; from the coding sequence TTGATTCACCGTCTGACCAATCTCTTTGCCCTGTGGACAGTTTTGGGGACAGCCTGGGCATGGTTTGTCCCCGACCATTTTCTCTGGGTCGTTGACGGCCGCTTCCGCCCGCTTGGCCAGCCGCTGGTCAGCGTGATGCTGGGGCTGGTGATGCTCGGCATGGGGCTGACGCTCTCGTTTGACGATTTCAAGCGGATCGCCAAAATCCCGCGCTGCGTTGCCAGCGGCGTTATCCTGCAGTTTACCGTGATGCCGCTGGCGGGGATTCTGATCGCCACTATATTTGGTCTCGAGACCGGTCTTGCCGTCGGCCTGATCCTTGTCGCCTGCTGCCCCGGCGGCACGGCGTCCAATGTGGTTGCTTATCTCGCCAACGCCAATCTCGCGCTGTCGGTGACCATGACCATGGCCTCGACCCTGATCGCGGTGATCGCGACACCCGTGCTGACCGGATGGCTGGCCGGCAAATATGTCGAGATCGACCAGTGGAGCCTGTTCATCAACATGGTTTCGATCGTGTTGCTGCCGGTGATCGCCGGCGTGCTGTTCAACCGCTATCTGCCGAGAGCGACGGAGAAGATCGCCGTGATCTCGCCGCTCGCCTCGGTCATCGTCGTGGTGCTGATCGTCGGCGGGATCATCGCCAACAGCAAGGCGCTGATCGAGGCGCATTTCGGCGTGCTGATGCTGGCGATCCTGCTGCTCCATGTCTTTGGCTTCGGGCTTGGCTATCTGATCACCAGAGCGATGGCTCTGGGCGTCGCCGAACGCCGGACGATCAGCATCGAGGTCGGCATGCAGAACAGCGGTCTCGGCTCCAGTCTTGCGTCGACACCCAGCTTCACCGCGCAATTTGCCAGCCCGATGCAGGCGGCCCTCGCGCCGGTCCCGGCCGCGATATCGGCGGTCTACCATGTGGTCATCGGCAGTTTTCTGGCCGCTGTCTGGCGGCGGCTGTCGACCGGCGACGCCGACTAG
- a CDS encoding methyltransferase family protein: protein MSKLFRLEEDSAQVKFPPPLVYLGFLLTGLLLDRLSGRVPDFIPVSPWIMVAGGFALLAGFSIMIAGTSRFRKLGNNLEPWKHANQIVSSGIYRFTRNPMYLGMALVSLGFALLLRSSWAVILLPVALLVIRTQVIAREERYLAAKFGDEYLAYKARVRRWI, encoded by the coding sequence ATGTCGAAACTGTTTCGCCTCGAAGAAGACAGCGCGCAAGTGAAATTTCCGCCGCCGCTGGTCTATCTCGGTTTCCTGCTGACCGGATTGCTGCTGGACCGGCTGAGCGGTCGCGTTCCCGACTTCATACCGGTGTCGCCCTGGATCATGGTCGCCGGCGGCTTTGCGCTATTGGCAGGCTTTTCAATCATGATCGCAGGCACCAGTCGTTTCCGGAAACTGGGCAATAATCTCGAACCGTGGAAACATGCCAACCAGATCGTCAGCTCGGGCATCTACCGCTTCACCCGCAATCCGATGTATCTGGGCATGGCCCTGGTTTCCCTTGGCTTCGCGTTGCTGTTGCGCAGCAGCTGGGCGGTGATCCTTCTGCCGGTCGCCCTTCTGGTCATTCGCACTCAGGTGATCGCGCGGGAAGAGCGCTACCTGGCCGCCAAATTCGGTGACGAATATCTCGCCTATAAAGCCAGAGTCCGGCGCTGGATCTAG
- a CDS encoding DUF938 domain-containing protein, which yields MTDPKPWTIDEAAPAEQRHAPATLRNRDAIVAVLRDILPDQGLILEIASGTGEHAVYFGRAFPELTFQPSDPDPACCESIAAWTKREGVANILPPLQLDAQTAQWDVQDVAAILCINMVHISPWESSIGLFDKAGRLLAPGAPFFLYGPYLRAEVETAPGNLAFERSLKSRNLRWGLRDVADMDALAERNGFVRENLIEMPANNISLVYRKQG from the coding sequence ATGACTGATCCCAAGCCGTGGACCATCGACGAAGCGGCCCCGGCCGAACAGCGCCATGCGCCGGCGACACTGCGCAACCGCGATGCGATTGTCGCGGTCCTGCGCGATATCCTGCCCGATCAGGGTCTGATACTGGAAATCGCCAGCGGCACCGGCGAACATGCCGTCTATTTCGGCCGGGCTTTTCCCGAGCTGACGTTCCAGCCCAGTGATCCCGATCCCGCCTGTTGCGAATCCATCGCCGCCTGGACGAAGCGGGAAGGGGTGGCCAATATCCTGCCACCGCTGCAGCTCGATGCGCAGACCGCGCAATGGGATGTGCAGGATGTGGCGGCCATATTGTGCATCAACATGGTCCATATCAGTCCCTGGGAATCGAGCATCGGCCTGTTTGACAAGGCCGGCAGGTTGCTCGCTCCGGGCGCGCCCTTCTTTCTCTACGGCCCCTATTTGCGGGCAGAGGTCGAAACCGCGCCGGGTAATCTGGCCTTCGAACGCAGCCTGAAAAGCCGCAACCTGCGCTGGGGCCTGCGTGATGTCGCCGATATGGACGCGCTGGCGGAACGCAACGGCTTCGTCCGCGAAAATCTGATCGAGATGCCGGCCAATAATATATCTTTGGTGTACAGGAAGCAGGGTTAA
- a CDS encoding long-chain-fatty-acid--CoA ligase, translated as MTETRRCMGSSIAHWATKTPDNIAIDDPDGLVSYAELDKRVTEYAQAFTGAGLSRGDRICWLGKNSGLYFTLFAAASRAGMVIAPIGWRLAAPEVAYVLKDTKAPLLICEPAFAKTAEKAAQDSPDTKTILCTRTGTDLPTLADFVANTAPGDLPETDPAEGVLQLYTSGTTGNPKGAVLTSDNLFKLRPLVEDHPDHAWIDLNPGDSTLAVMPCAHIAGSGIGPIAFYNGATMMVIPEFHPDHVLDCIDKGLNQFFLVPTALQMLVNWPRAKDTDFSCVRSVTYGAAPIPLELLRQCIQTMPQALFCQQYGMTETTGTVCILPPGDHDPDGNERMRGIGIPLPSVEMKIVDEKRQEVPPGTIGEIATRSGLNMLHYFNNPEKTAETVDEEGWLYTGDAAVMDEDGYFYIKDRVKDMIISGGENVYPAEVENAIFGHPQVNEVAVIGIPDAKWGEAVKAVVSPKPDAGEVDTDSVIAWARERIAGFKVPKTVDVIPELPRNASGKILRRELRAPYWEGKDRGVN; from the coding sequence ATGACAGAGACACGACGCTGCATGGGGTCTTCCATCGCCCATTGGGCTACGAAAACACCAGACAATATCGCGATCGACGATCCGGACGGTTTGGTCAGCTATGCCGAACTCGACAAGCGGGTCACCGAATATGCGCAAGCCTTTACGGGTGCCGGCCTTTCCAGGGGCGATCGCATCTGCTGGCTGGGCAAAAATAGCGGTCTCTATTTCACCCTGTTCGCCGCCGCCAGCCGCGCCGGCATGGTGATCGCGCCGATCGGCTGGCGTCTTGCTGCGCCGGAAGTCGCTTATGTCCTGAAAGACACAAAAGCACCGCTGCTGATCTGCGAGCCCGCATTTGCCAAAACCGCCGAGAAGGCTGCACAAGACTCACCCGATACCAAGACGATCCTTTGCACCAGGACCGGCACCGATCTGCCGACGCTGGCGGATTTCGTCGCCAATACCGCCCCCGGCGATCTGCCTGAAACCGACCCGGCGGAAGGCGTACTGCAACTTTATACGTCCGGCACCACCGGCAATCCCAAGGGCGCGGTTCTGACCAGCGACAATCTTTTCAAGCTGCGGCCGCTGGTCGAGGATCATCCCGATCATGCCTGGATCGACCTGAACCCCGGCGACAGCACGCTCGCGGTCATGCCCTGCGCGCATATCGCCGGATCCGGCATCGGCCCGATCGCCTTTTACAATGGCGCGACGATGATGGTCATTCCCGAATTCCACCCTGATCATGTGCTCGATTGCATCGACAAGGGGCTGAACCAGTTTTTCCTCGTGCCGACCGCGCTGCAGATGCTGGTCAACTGGCCGCGCGCGAAGGATACCGACTTTTCCTGCGTCCGCAGCGTCACCTACGGCGCCGCGCCGATTCCGCTGGAGCTGCTGCGCCAGTGTATCCAGACCATGCCGCAGGCTTTGTTCTGCCAGCAATATGGCATGACCGAAACCACCGGCACCGTCTGCATATTGCCACCCGGCGATCATGATCCCGACGGCAATGAACGGATGCGCGGCATCGGCATTCCCTTGCCCAGCGTCGAAATGAAGATTGTCGACGAAAAGCGGCAGGAAGTCCCGCCCGGCACGATCGGAGAAATCGCCACACGGTCCGGTCTCAACATGCTGCATTATTTCAACAATCCGGAAAAGACGGCAGAGACGGTCGACGAAGAGGGCTGGCTCTACACCGGTGATGCGGCGGTGATGGACGAGGACGGCTATTTCTATATCAAGGACCGGGTCAAGGACATGATCATCTCCGGCGGCGAGAATGTCTATCCGGCGGAAGTGGAAAACGCGATCTTCGGCCACCCGCAGGTCAATGAAGTGGCGGTCATCGGCATCCCCGACGCGAAATGGGGCGAAGCGGTGAAGGCCGTGGTCTCGCCAAAGCCTGACGCCGGCGAAGTCGACACCGACAGCGTTATCGCCTGGGCACGCGAGCGGATTGCCGGGTTCAAGGTGCCGAAAACGGTCGACGTGATCCCGGAGCTGCCGAGAAACGCATCCGGCAAGATCCTGCGCCGCGAATTGCGCGCGCCTTACTGGGAAGGCAAGGATCGCGGCGTGAATTGA
- a CDS encoding PaaI family thioesterase encodes MMNKAEIIDRQNRASPAFIRLLGGKLVDFDAGKCACTFEFDIGTDYCHSVDIVQGGFVTAMLDAAMSHAMFLHDPDIVGLSSLEIKTTYLEPTRAGKLRVEGWAIKQGYKIIFMEGHVYDADDVLTATASTVSKISRAPAG; translated from the coding sequence ATGATGAACAAAGCGGAAATAATTGACAGGCAAAACCGTGCAAGCCCTGCATTTATCCGGTTGCTCGGGGGGAAGCTGGTCGATTTCGACGCCGGAAAATGCGCCTGCACCTTCGAATTCGATATCGGAACGGACTATTGCCACTCTGTTGATATCGTGCAGGGCGGCTTTGTTACCGCTATGCTGGACGCGGCCATGAGCCACGCCATGTTTCTCCATGATCCGGACATTGTCGGCCTCTCTTCGCTGGAGATAAAGACCACCTATCTGGAACCGACACGCGCGGGAAAGCTGCGGGTAGAAGGCTGGGCAATCAAGCAGGGCTATAAGATCATCTTCATGGAAGGCCATGTCTACGATGCGGATGACGTTTTGACCGCGACCGCCAGCACGGTCAGCAAAATATCCCGGGCGCCCGCCGGCTAG
- a CDS encoding LysR family transcriptional regulator encodes MRRLPPTGALEAFLATARSGTLRAAATDLNLSPSALSRRIQNLETYVGQPLFERRHHEFQLTPTGERLLIGTEPVFEKLGLLLEELREEKQFKITVGVPPSFATAWLMPRMQHFRAKYPEVELTLDSSGSPMAKLGMSLDAIILFANKNEHQIKMHELRPQRAFAITAPGLVDTRSGLKRALREQPLLIHRALPEILPNWLNTVGFDTLPSSKIEYYDNGPLLVSAAQNGLGIALVLEDMVNFKSGTSGLVRPFGESAETPYSYFLAIKNASGSKRAIRWFGDWLLSEAASDPRNLMRSSEFV; translated from the coding sequence ATGCGCAGGCTTCCCCCGACCGGTGCTCTCGAAGCTTTTCTAGCCACAGCACGGAGCGGCACGCTTCGCGCCGCCGCGACCGATCTGAATCTTTCCCCGTCGGCCTTGAGCCGCCGCATCCAGAATTTGGAAACCTATGTCGGCCAGCCGCTTTTCGAACGGCGCCATCATGAGTTTCAGCTCACCCCGACCGGGGAGCGTCTGTTGATCGGCACCGAACCTGTGTTCGAGAAGCTCGGGCTGCTTCTGGAAGAACTGCGCGAGGAAAAACAATTCAAGATCACCGTGGGCGTGCCCCCGTCCTTCGCAACGGCCTGGCTGATGCCGCGAATGCAGCATTTCCGGGCGAAATATCCTGAAGTCGAGCTGACACTCGACAGTTCCGGCTCACCCATGGCGAAACTGGGCATGAGCCTGGATGCCATCATCCTGTTTGCCAACAAGAATGAGCATCAGATCAAAATGCACGAACTGCGCCCGCAACGTGCCTTCGCGATCACCGCACCCGGTCTGGTCGACACGCGGTCCGGACTCAAACGCGCCTTGCGGGAACAGCCGCTCCTGATCCATCGCGCCTTGCCGGAAATACTGCCCAACTGGCTGAATACCGTCGGTTTCGATACGCTGCCTTCCAGCAAAATCGAATATTATGACAATGGCCCGTTGCTTGTTTCAGCGGCACAAAACGGTCTGGGGATAGCTCTGGTGCTCGAGGACATGGTCAATTTCAAATCCGGAACATCCGGACTTGTTCGCCCCTTCGGCGAAAGCGCCGAGACCCCGTACAGCTATTTTCTCGCGATCAAGAATGCATCGGGCAGCAAGCGCGCGATCCGCTGGTTCGGCGACTGGTTGCTCAGCGAAGCCGCCAGCGATCCGCGCAACCTGATGCGGTCATCGGAATTCGTCTGA
- a CDS encoding UrcA family protein, whose product MNIIKNTVLVALAASAIATAPAAAAEEKALFKFAAQELQSEGSRERMMARLERKARSYCRSSNYSVIIPHHNLSKCSDAIEAQWLAAIDSVELSGFSAPAGAKLADARP is encoded by the coding sequence ATGAACATCATCAAAAACACCGTCCTTGTCGCTCTTGCAGCGTCAGCCATCGCCACCGCCCCTGCGGCGGCCGCAGAGGAAAAGGCATTGTTCAAATTCGCCGCCCAGGAATTGCAGAGCGAAGGCAGCCGCGAGCGGATGATGGCGCGCCTGGAGAGAAAAGCGCGCTCTTACTGCCGCAGCAGTAACTACTCGGTAATCATCCCGCACCACAATCTGTCCAAGTGCAGCGATGCGATCGAAGCACAGTGGCTGGCGGCCATCGACAGCGTTGAGCTGAGCGGTTTCAGCGCCCCGGCTGGCGCGAAACTGGCTGACGCCCGACCATAA